The Petrotoga miotherma DSM 10691 DNA segment TTGGCCAAGAATTTTCCCATACGGTAAAGGTAAAATCAACGAAAAAGGTGTTGATTTTTACAATAGATTGGTTGATGAATTACTCAAAGCAAATATAACCCCTTTTGTTACATTGTATCATTGGGATCTACCTGCAGCTTTACAAGATCTGGGGGGTTGGACAAACAGAGACATCGCCTATTGGTACACCGATTACGCAGATTACATGTTTCAAAGATTTGGTGACAGAGTAAAAAATTGGATTACTTTAAACGAACCCTGGGTAATGGCATTTGTTGGACATTTTATGGGTGAACATGCGCCTGGAATGAAAGACCTTTACGCCTCTTTCTCAGCTGTCCACAACCAGTTGCGTGCTCATTCAAAAACAGTTAAAACGTTCAGAGAAGAAAATATCAAAGAAGGAAAAATTGGAATTACTTTATCAAATACTTCCCATGATCCCGCTGCGGATTCACAAGAAGATATAGATGCCGCACGGTTGGCACATGAATGGTCAAATTATCCATTGTTTTTGAATCCAATATACAAGGGTGACTATCCAAAGGGGATAAAAGAACATGTCTCTGAGTTTTTACCTCATAATTACGAAAATGATTTGGAAGAAATAAAAGAAAAAATCGATTTTGTAGGCATCAATTATTACTCTGGAGATCTTGTCAAGACCGATACAAAATCATTTCTAGGTGGGAAAACCGTTGAAAGAGGCCTTCCAAAAACAGAAATGGGATGGGAGATTTACCCTGAAGGTTTCTATAAAATACTAAAGGGAGTTCAAGAAGAGTACAATCCAAAAGAAGTGTATGTAACTGAAAACGGTGCTGCTTTTGATGATAAAGTAGTCAACCAAGAGGTACACGATGAAAAAAGAATAGAGTATTTAAAGCAGCATCTTGAACAAGCATTAAGAGCGATTCAAAATGGAGTTACGCTAAAAGGATACTTCGCCTGGTCCTTATTAGACAATTTTGAATGGGCATGGGGCTATTCAAAGAGGTTTGGAATAGTGTACGTTGATTACAAAACTCAAAAAAGGATTATAAAAGATAGCGGCAAATGGTATTCACAGGTTATTAAGAATAATTCTTTTGAATTCTAATCTTGTTTTTAAAAGAATAGGCTTTTTTAATAGTAAACCAAAGGATGTGAAAAAATATGGAGAGAGACATAAAGAAGTTGATTTCTCAGATGACGCTTGAAGAAAAGGCAAGTTTATGTTCAGGCTTAGATAATTGGCACACCAAACCTATTGAAAGGTTAGGGATACCTTCAATTACGATGAGTGATGGACCTCATGGTTTAAGAAAAGAAGCTAACACCAATGACGAAGGTATGT contains these protein-coding regions:
- a CDS encoding GH1 family beta-glucosidase, which gives rise to MSEKVFPKDFMWGAATASYQIEGSPLVDGAGSSIWHRFSHTPGNTYNGDTGDVADDHYNKYKEDIALMKELGLKAYRFSISWPRIFPYGKGKINEKGVDFYNRLVDELLKANITPFVTLYHWDLPAALQDLGGWTNRDIAYWYTDYADYMFQRFGDRVKNWITLNEPWVMAFVGHFMGEHAPGMKDLYASFSAVHNQLRAHSKTVKTFREENIKEGKIGITLSNTSHDPAADSQEDIDAARLAHEWSNYPLFLNPIYKGDYPKGIKEHVSEFLPHNYENDLEEIKEKIDFVGINYYSGDLVKTDTKSFLGGKTVERGLPKTEMGWEIYPEGFYKILKGVQEEYNPKEVYVTENGAAFDDKVVNQEVHDEKRIEYLKQHLEQALRAIQNGVTLKGYFAWSLLDNFEWAWGYSKRFGIVYVDYKTQKRIIKDSGKWYSQVIKNNSFEF